One Camelina sativa cultivar DH55 chromosome 3, Cs, whole genome shotgun sequence genomic window carries:
- the LOC104775889 gene encoding uncharacterized protein LOC104775889 — protein sequence MVKSYRRLETILVVDKDTFVSQGKVSLESNDSVKDEPAEEPMDGDSSLKEKLSDSVFIDEEFEELCDDDQTAGTSLCHKDPISSPASHRSPDSFMTTVIPCNDDTFVSPSGISTGVPNLIPFATEIQATPVQDSVANTTSFSSNSMKVNQDEFCIEDFDVGPLDTIDLYDMTTREDPSDFDDNLLYATRDRTKQLRSFKRKIMDALTTKKRREKEYEQLAIWFGDADMGCDLVNTKEHANAKEHATTSPDSKSSQSNVPFVSEDSEWEIL from the exons ATGGTAAAGTCTTACCGTAGATTGGAAACGATTCTTGTGGTTGATAAGGACACTTTTGTTTCTCAG GGTAAGGTTTCTTTAGAATCAAATGATTCTGTAAAGGATGAACCAGCAGAGGAACCAATGGATGGGGATAGTAGTTTAAAGGAGAAGTTATCAGACTCTGTGTTTATTGATGAGGAGTTTGAAGAGCtttgtgatgatgatcagaCAGCTGGCACTTCCCTTTGCCACAAAGATCCAATATCTTCTCCAGCATCTCATCGCTCCCCGGATAGCTTTATGACTACTGTAATACCATGTAATGATGATACTTTTGTATCGCCCTCTGGGATTTCTACGGGTGTCCCAAATCTAATCCCATTCGCTACAGAGATTCAAGCTACACCTGTTCAAGACAGTGTGGCCAACACTACGTCCTTTAGCAGCAACTCTATGAAAG TTAATCAAGATGAGTTCTGCATTGAAGACTTCGATGTTGGTCCCTTGGATACCATTGATTTGTATGACATGACAACTCGAGAAGACCCCTCAGATTTTGACGACAATTTGCTCTATGCAACGCGTGACAGGACTAAGCAACTCAGATCATTCAAG AGAAAGATAATGGATGCTTTaactaccaaaaaaagaagagagaaggaatATGAGCAGCTTGCAATATGGTTCGGAGACGCAGACATGGGTTGTGATCTTGTAAACACTAAAGAACATGCTAACGCTAAAGAACATGCTACAACTTCTCCAGACTCCAAAAGCTCACAGTCAAATGTGCCATTTGTATCAGAAGATTCTGAGTGGGAGATATTGTAA
- the LOC104775891 gene encoding transcription factor GTE5, chloroplastic-like: MSSDHISGGGASKTKTKTKHKNWSSNHNRSKPMVVSRPERSVPLVSPSNSFASEDDHHMLKISLSSISKLEVRNLKRKLNAELDEVRILIKRLDPPQGGNIGSAAKTGVPGRNKKMKTGNGGGKKGGPGAADKGMVQVFKNCNTLLTKLMKHKCGWVFNVPVDVKGLGLHDYHTIVEQPMDLGSVKTKLEKKLYNSPLDFAEDVRLTFNNAILYNPVGHDVHRFAEVLLSMFEEKWVSIEMQYDNLHRKFKPTRDIDFSAPVSTVAPTVEPLPAPTPSPSPPPPPTAPVLDNMNWERDESMTIPVETETVTTAPEKPEEEEAPANNNRDLTLEEKRRLSEELQDLPFDKLETVVQIIKKSNPELSQQDDEIELDIDSLDINTLWELYRFVTGYKDSLRKKKEQHQGFGSERDAESVHNIIHEPTTLVTGTETSRVTESGKAIRTSSPARQENNASGSSSSNSSSSDSGSGTSDSDSDSSSGRESDTGN, translated from the exons ATGTCTTCTGACCATATATCAGGTGGTGGAGCttcgaagacgaagacgaagacgaagcaTAAGAACTGGAGCTCGAACCACAACCGATCCAAGCCAATGGTGGTTTCTAGACCGGAGCGATCGGTTCCTCTTGTGTCTCCCTCGAACTCGTTCGCGTCAGAGGACGATCATCACATGTTAAAGATAAGTCTGAGCTCGATTTCTAAGCTTGAGGTTAGGAACTTGAAGCGGAAGCTTAACGCTGAGCTAGATGAGGTTAGGATCTTGATCAAACGGCTCGATCCCCCGCAAGGTGGGAATATTGGGTCTGCGGCTAAAACTGGTGTTCCTGGgagaaacaagaagatgaaaacaGGGAATGGAGGAGGTAAGAAAGGTGGCCCTGGAGCTGCTGATAAAGGTATGGTTCAGGTTTTCAAGAACTGTAACACTTTGCTTACGAAACTGATGAAGCATAAGTGTGGTTGGGTATTCAATGTTCCAGTTGATGTTAAAGGACTTGGCTTGCATGATTATCACACTATTGTTGAACAACCTATGGATTTGGGTTCAGTGAAGACTAAGTTGGAGAAAAAATTGTATAACTCGCCGTTagattttgctgaagatgtcaGGCTTACCTTTAACAATGCTATCTTGTATAACCCGGTTGGGCATGACGTGCATCGTTTTGCTGAGGTTTTATTGAGCATGTTTGAAGAGAAATGGGTGTCCATTGAAATGCAGTATGATAATCTTCATCGGAAGTTCAAACCAACTCGTGATATCGACTTCTCTGCTCCTGTTTCAACCGTTGCTCCTACTGTGGAGCCGTTACCTGCTCCTACACCTTccccatctcctcctcctcctccaacagCTCCTGTACTTGATAATATGAATTGGGAGAGAGACGAATCTATGACGATCCCAGTGGAAACTGAAACTGTCACCACTGCTCCCGAGAAGCCTGAAGAAGAGGAGGCACCTGCTAATAACAACAGGGACCTGACGTTGGAAGAGAAACGGAGACTCAGCGAAGAGCTTCAGGACTTGCCTTTTGACAAACTAGAGACAGTTGTTCAGATTATAAAGAAGAGCAATCCAGAGCTCTCTCAACAAGATGATGAGATTGAACTGGATATTGATAGCCTTGATATCAACACACTCTGGGAGCTTTATAGATTTGTGACAGGGTATAAGGATAGCTTGAGGAAGAAAAAGGAGCAGCATCAGGGATTTGGTTCAGAAAGAGATGCTGAATCTGTTCACAATATTATCCATGAACCA ACCACTCTAGTAACTGGCACCGAAACATCAAGAGTTACTGAATCAG GAAAAGCAATTCGGACGTCATCTCCAGCTCGCCAAGAAAACAACGCAAGTGGATCAAGTAGTTCTAACAGTTCTAGTAGTGACTCAGGATCTGGCACTAGTG ATTCTGACAGTGACAGCTCCTCAGGCCGTGAATCAGATACTGGTAATTAG